In the Endozoicomonas sp. SCSIO W0465 genome, TATCCAGCAGTGATTGAATAAAACAATAGACTTCCTGACCAATGTCGTTAGCCCAGTTAAGTAAACGCTCAGGCGTCCAATCCTGATGGTGACGATGTCGTTCCGGCATATGAACTGCTAACGTCGTAAATCCACGTGTGTGCTTGCGAGCGTGGCTGGCCACCACTTTACCGTTAGCGTAGATCGTGACGCAGTGCTCAGTCGCCTGTACTTCTACTTCCTGCCTGGCAAGCTGATGGGGAACCGAGTAGGCGTGCCCCTTGCAGATAATATGATAATCCACATTCACCCGGGCCTTGATAAACTCAGCGAACACAAAAGATTGCTTCGGCAGTGGCTTGAGGGCTGGTTCATCCAGTTGTTCAAACGCACTACGTCGCGTTCCTGGCAACTGCTTAAAGGGCTTCAGGTTCAGTTCGATTAACAGCTCACGTATCCGCAGGTTCAGCTCTGCCAGGGTAAAGAACATTTCATGACGAAGCCTGGCCAGTATCCACCGCTCCACTACCTGTACACCGACTTCTGCTTTGGCCTTGTCTTTGGGTTTGTAGGGGCGTGCCGGAATGACTGCCACCTGGTAGTGACAAGCCAGGTGCTGGTATGATGGGTTGAGATCCGGCTCGTACCGACAGGCTTTGATAACTGCGCACTTTGGGTTGTCTGGCACAACAATTTCTGGCACCCCACCAAAGAACTCAAAGGCCCGTTCATGAGACCCCAGCCAGTCCTCTGTTTTTTGTGACAGAGTCGCTTCAGCGTAGGTATAGTTGGACGCTCCCAGCACTGCCACAAATATCTGGGCATTGTGGGCAATTTCGCCGGTGTCCGGGTTGATGATTGGCATGGTTGGCCCGGCATAATCAACAAATAACTTTTCACCTGCATTGTGCAGCTGTCGCATAGATCGCTTTTGACAACCACGCCACTGATTGTAACGGTGACAGTACTGGGCATAGCTGTAGGCATTGAGGGGGTGGGCCTGACAGTAT is a window encoding:
- the istA gene encoding IS21 family transposase codes for the protein MTENRITMRKLLEILRMRFGSQLSFRQISRSVRVSVGTVSNYVKAFQESELSWPLAEDISEPELIQALFPDASIANRKGLIDPDWAEVHQELKRKEVTKQRLWEEYCQAHPLNAYSYAQYCHRYNQWRGCQKRSMRQLHNAGEKLFVDYAGPTMPIINPDTGEIAHNAQIFVAVLGASNYTYAEATLSQKTEDWLGSHERAFEFFGGVPEIVVPDNPKCAVIKACRYEPDLNPSYQHLACHYQVAVIPARPYKPKDKAKAEVGVQVVERWILARLRHEMFFTLAELNLRIRELLIELNLKPFKQLPGTRRSAFEQLDEPALKPLPKQSFVFAEFIKARVNVDYHIICKGHAYSVPHQLARQEVEVQATEHCVTIYANGKVVASHARKHTRGFTTLAVHMPERHRHHQDWTPERLLNWANDIGQEVYCFIQSLLDSKEHPEQAYRASLGLLNLQREYGTERLNNACAHARNIGGYRLKNVRSILQSGKDLMPLEPQLKQTTGPLHDDHENIRGAICYQ